The following is a genomic window from Rhododendron vialii isolate Sample 1 chromosome 9a, ASM3025357v1.
TTGGTTAttaattataaaccattaaatgaaGTTTTAATGTGGATTAGGTATCCCATCCCTAATAAAAGACTTGTTGGATCGACTGAATAAGGCAGTCATTTTTTCCAGATTTGATTTAAAATCAGGATATTGGCAGATTCAAATACAGGAATCTGATCGGTATAAGACAGCATTTGCTGTTCCATTTGGCCATTTCGAATGgaatgttatgccttttggtctgaagaatgcaccttcagaatttcaaaatattatgaataatattttttatccttatgcTGATTTTGCAATCTGTTACATTGATGATGTTCTAATATTTTCTGAAAACATAGACCAACATGTTAAACatcttagaatttttaaagatgtGATAAAAAGAAATGGTTTAGTTGTCTCTGCTcctaaaatgaaattatttcaaACTAATGTTAGATTTTTAGGACACAATATTCAACAAGGGAAAATTATCCCTattgatagaagtatagaatttgcttctaaaTTTCCAGATGAAATTAAGGACAAAACCCAATTACAAAGGTTTTTAGGAAGTCTCAATTATATAGGAGACTATTATAAAGATTTGGCACAGGATTCTGCACCATTATATGATAGGCTTAAGAAGAATCCCCCTCCATGGTCTGAACAGCATACTAGAGCTATtcgaaaaattaaattgaaagcTAAGCAATTACCTTGCCTAGCAATAGCCAATTCTGAATGGAAGAAAATTGTAGAGACTGATGCCTCAAATATAGGATATGGAGGTATTTTGAAACAATATAATATCAAATCTAATAAAGAAGAATTGGTAAAATTTACCTCtggtttgtttaaaaatgcTCAAACCAATTATAgtacaataaagaaagaaatccttTCTATTattaaatgcataaataaatttcaagatgatttacTCAATCAACAATTTTTACTTAGAGTCGATTGTAGTGCAGctaaacaaattttgaaacagGATATTAAAAATCTTGCTTCAAAGCAAATTTTTGCCAGGTGGCAGTCTGAATTATCtgcctttgattttgaaatagaatatattaagggagaaaataattcTTTACTTGATTTTCTTACCCGTGAATTTTTGCAGGGATGAATCACAATAATTTTGTGATCCAAAGAAAAATATTCCAACAATATTTGAAATTACAAAGAGCCGTTTTCAACACTCATGTTGAAATGACTATTTTTAAAAAGGCCTCATATTCGTAGCAATCTTATTCGATGGATACATGCCAGAGAAGCACTGCTTCGGCATTATTGACAATATGGgtctgatgatgatgaagactgGGATATAGAATTTCTccacactactacaataatagatatgcgtcacgctaaggagattcacaaagattACGGTTTTCAGtaaaagcgtgataaaaagtggtgcttaaaatttttttatctcagtttaagtccaaagctgagataaaaagtgggttttagcacgaaataaaagacctcactcttgtggtgagataaaagaaaaacaacctcacccttgtagcgtgataaaagattttagggcagaaaaaaatgagataaaagatctcggtcttgtggcgagataaaagagaaaacacctcacccttgtggcgtgataaaaaagagaaaagatttcACCCTTGTGACGTGAtaaaaagattttagggcggaaaagaatgagataaaagatctcgcttttgtggcgagataaaagagaaatgacctcatcattgtagcgtgataaaaaactttagcgcgaaaaaaaaagagataaatgatctcactcttgcAGTTAGATAAAAAACCTACCTATTTAGGCGCCCAGTCTGAATTTTCACGTGGGCGGGCTAGTACTCATTCAGgcagactttgaaaagttatgtgagaaaacgatgtcgtttaagaacttcgaaaagttttttttttttttttacaaaaggtaagaagataagcCCTAATTACACTCATCTCAAAAAATCTTTATGTTTCATCCATCTTCACGCCCAAAGagcgagagagtgagagagaagacaAATCTCACAACTAGGTAGTTAAGACAAATCCTAACTAGTTGTCgtattttaaaagttttttaaacaatgtttatatatgtatttttatatattttaatatcatgttaaaatgcatttcaaaaaattcagcaaattttaaggggaaaaaaaatttcacactttaaaaagtaagtataaatatttttgttttcctaatataatagaagttcttggctagcttaATGGTAAGGGCTTGGAAAATCAACTAAGGGTGCGTGGGTTCGAAACTTGACAATGGAAAGAAAATATGGTTTAgtagatacaaaaaaaaaaagatcacgcgcaatggtttttcatctcagtttatggtggtgtgatcattttgaactttcaatcacggttataaaccgtgatctaaagtgacatacaatcacactcataaaagagaaatgatcacgcccaagagaaacaatcacggtttataaccgtgataaaagagaaacgatcacgccttttggccgtgattgtttctctatttcaatcacggtttataaccgtgataaaagagagtgacttacaatcacacttagatccatcacggtagcaggagtgtgatggaaaacttacaatcacggccaattactgtgatctttatggtttattgtagtagtgccAGTTGACAATACAAAGGCTTCAAATGGAGCTAACAATTTTATCTACGGCTTAATTTTGCAGAATGAACAGACCACCAGATCGTGGACGTGGTTGAGGCAATTCTCCTAGAGGTAGGGGTCGTCCAAGGGTAACCCAGACAGAAGTAGAAGCCTACTTAAAGGCTCAGAGATTACAATATCCATCTCTGCAAGAGGTTAATTCCGCTTCAACATCATCACCTTCAATGGCGGAGGTAGTTCAATCTGAAGAAATCTTCAGAACCTCAGAATTAACTGAGACAATTATGATCCTGGAATCTCAGGATGAGCAATGGAAAGATGATCCTTGGGAAATTAGGTCCCGATATATGGATATAATGGGATATCCAGTTCCTGAGGGCAAATATCGCTCTTGTTATGAGGCAATGCTAATTCAATCAGGATCGGTGGAATTTAGCCACACTTTTGAGAAAGTAGGTCAAAAGAATGGGCCTATCAGCTATAGCAAAGCCATAATAAAGATGGTTATTCTTGTTCACAGATGGGGAATTCACCCGCAAAAGGCAAAAATTTTGCAGataaaaaataacaatgaaATATCTACCattcaatataattattggGATTATATTGAGGCTTGGACAAAAGcattttattatcaaaatccAAAGAAAAAGCATTCTTGGTTTATCAAAGTATGTCCACAATCTgttggacaaaatgaatttCCAAATTGGTTTATATCATGGTGGAACAAATTTGGTCCACACCCAGATTATCTTCCTCAAGAGTTAcaagaggaaatagagtcctTTATGAAATTTCAGTCTCAATTATGGGGACCAAATattccaaaaggaaaattattccTTCAAGCAATGGCATCTTGCGGAATCCCATGGATCTGGCGTTGGGATATCCAAGTTGCTAAAGACAATTTTGGCTTTCCAATTTTGGAACGTTTTTATCAACACAAATGTGGAAAGGGCTTCAAATTGAGGAGCAGCTGTCAAcaataaagttgaaaaatcAAGAATTGGCCAAGCAAGTTCAGCAGAGGGAGAAACCCTCAATCAAGAATCCATTCTTGGAAATTTCTGCTCAAATAAGGGCAAAAAATCCATCTTTAACTGATGAAGAAATTGTTGTCAAAACAATGGATTATATGAAGGAACAATTTTTACAATCGGTTAATCAAGTCTCAGATGATGCATCTATGACATCAGCCACAAGTAATGAGGCTGACAATAATCCTTTTACTTGTCTTGCTGGTGAATATCTCAAGACCCTTATGAAGAGGATCGGCATGAGCCCACATTGGGTGATTTTTGGGATAGCATGGTTGAAATTGTGGCAACCCAATCTcgtaaaggaaaggaaaagcgGGATCAATAATGGACGCTTTGGCTTAAAGCAACAATAATGGAAGTTTGATCAATAATGGATGCTTGAAATTCAATTATGAGTAATTTCAAAGGCACTCAATAATAGAGTGCATTTCATTTTTCGAAGTCTCAATTAAGGAGTAATTTTCAACTTTCGGTGGAAATGTTGTGCGATGGGGCCCAGAGTGTAACCCGGCAATTATTTCCACAGTTGTACAGTTGTATTGTAATGATTTCATTTTTCTGTTGAGTCCTGTTGAGTCCTCTATATAAAGGACGCGTCTTTCTTTGCCAAGgtaggtttttggttttgcccTCTCCCTGTAAAAACCAAGcactctgcctctctctctctctctctctcgtaataTTTGCAGTCTCTTTCCTTCTAATAAAAAAGTTAGTTCTTTTTCGATCCTTTGTATTGTTGCTTTTCAATACAtatttggtatcaaagccagtATGGCTTAATTTTAGGTGTTAGTGCAAACATAAGCCATGATATCATGATAAAGCCTTTacaaataaaatgatttaatCCAAAAAACTTAAATGTAAGATAACATTCAAGGTAGTGGGACGTCACCCAAGTCGCGTTCGGATTTGTCCGGCCATGAGGACCCAGGAAGGGTGATTTGGCCTATTGCTCCGGTAAATCGTTGACAGACGTGCTATCAGGAATGTTctctttcatttaaaaaaaaaagaaaaagaaaaaggctgaATTATGGTATAATGGATTATGTAAGCACTAACACAACCATCTCAAAATGAGAAGGCtatttcgttctgataatgatAGAATTAAAAATTCTGAATTAATAGAATATGCTAATGTGCAAGAGCAATTAAATCACTGGACTATTCTTCCAGTTCGTCATTCTGTTATATACAGACATGGAATGTTTGAATTAAAGAGTAGTATGGCAATTAAAACTGTTGAAAGGACAGAAAGcctagaattaaatgataagaTAATAAATCTTATGGATCGTACTGATCTGCTTGCACACATGCATAATTATAGGTATGTTCATATTGGTTTAGTGCAAATTGCTCTTAAACCTTTAACTCTACTGGGTATGGACACCTGTTTACAAGTCACTTTGCGTGATGGAAGGTTTAATAATTGGAGATCCTCAATTATTGGGGCAATTGAGACCAGCTTAAGTCATGgtcctgtttattttaatgctttTCCTGATTTATCTTTGTCCCTTACTGATAGAAATATAGGGGAAGCTTTGAATTGTAGAATCCAGACTAGAGATTATGATTTCTTGCCTGGATTCGAAGTTATTGCTGTGATTTATAAGATTTATTACAAAGTAATGAATACTATGAATCCTAGGGTACGAATGATGCGACCCACAGATCGAACTGTTTTAATAGAATCTAATATGTTGACATCAaatgttgcaactaataggttGATAAATTGGGAAGAAATTACCTTCCATGATAGTTGGACTATGCCTAATGCGGTTCCTCCTAGACCCATTAGTAATACGattgaacaaatagttcaaGATAATGATGGCACTGTTTTCCTAAATTTTAGAAACTCCCAGGCCGGTAGTTATACGAGAAGTTTGAGTTCTCGAAATAATCAAACTCCTTATAAAGTGAGCATCCCAAGTACTAGTCGACACTCGACATCGGAAATTCCAGAGTCACACCATCCTTTGGAGGATGAGAATTTGATTGGGATAAGATTATCCTAAAACCAAATACCTCATGGAGTTTATACTCAGTAGAATAATACAGTAGAATCGCCTACTGCTAGTGAAATGGCATTTTCAATGAATAATGGTAATAGGGCCTGAACTTAGAAAGGAGATTAATGCAGAATTTTGAAAAGTAATAATACAAAGGATCGGAAAAGAACTAACCTTTTTATTAGAGGGAAAGAGACTGCAAAtattacaagagagagagagagagaggcagagtgCTTGGTTTTTACAGGGAGAgggcaaaaccaaaaacctacCTTGGCAAAGAAAGACGCGTCCTTTATATAGAGGACTCAACAGGACTCAACAGAAAAATGAAATCATTACAATACAACTGTACAACTGTGGAAATAATTGCCGGGTTACACTCTGGGCCCCATCGCACAACATTTCCACCGAAAGTTGAAAATTACTCCTTAATTGACACTTCGAAAATTGAAATGCACTCTATTATTGAGTGCCTTTGAAATTACTCATAATTGAATTTCAAGCATCCATTATTGATCAAACTTCAATTATTGTTGCTTTAAGCCAAAGCGTCCATTATTGATCCCGCTTTTCATTTCCTTTACGAGATTGGGTTGCCACAATTTCAACCATGCTATCCCAAAAATCACCAATGTGGGCTCATGCCGATCCTCTTCATAAGGGTCTTGAGATTCACCAGCAAGACAAGTAAAAGGATTATTGTCAGCCGCATTACTTGTGGCTGATGTCATAGATGCATCATCCGAGACTTGATTAACCGATTGTAAAAATTGTTCCTTCATATAATCCATTGTTTTGACAACAATTTCTTCATCAGTTAAAGATGGATTTTTTGCCCTTATTTGAGCAGAAATTTCCAAGAATGGATTCTTGATTGAGGGTTTCTCCCTCTGCTGAACTTGCTTGGCCAATTCTTgatttttcaactttattgTTGACAGCTGCTCCTCAATTTGACGTCCTTTCCACCATTTGTGTTGATAAAAACGTTCCAAAATTGAAAAGCCAAAATTGTCTTTAGCAACTTGGATATCCCAACGCCAGATCCATGGGATTCCGCAAGATGCCATTGCTTGAAggaataattttccttttggaatATTTGGTCCCCATAATTGAGACTGAAATTTCATAAaggactctatttcctcttgTAACTCTTGAGGAAGATAATCTGGGTGTGGACCAAATTTGTTCCACCATGATATAAACCAATTTGGaaattcattttgtccaacAGATTGTGGACATACTTTGATAAACCAAGAATGCTTTTTCTTTggattttgataataaaatgCTTTTGTCCAAGCCTCAATATAATCccaataattatattgaatGGTGGATATttcattgttattttttatctgcaaattttttgccttttgcgGGTGAATTCCCCATCTGTAAACAGGAATAACCATCTTTATTATTGCTTTGCTATAGCTGATAGGCCCATTCTTTTGACCTACTTTCTCAAAAGTGTGGCTAAATTCCACCGATCCTGATTGAATTAGCATTGCCTCATAACAAGAGCGATATTTGCCCTCAGGAACTGGATATCCCATTATATCCATATATCAGGACCTAATTTCCCAAGGATCATCTTTCTATTGCTCATCCTGAGATTCCAGGATCATAATTGTCTCAGTTAATTCTGAGGTTCTGAAGATTTCTTCAGATTGAACTACCTCCGCCATTGAAGGTGATGATGTTGAAGCGGAATTAACCTCTTGCAGAGATGGATATTGCAATCTCTGAGCCTTTAAGTAGGCTTCTACTTCTGCCTGGGTCACCCTTGGATGACCCCTACCTCTAGGAGAATTGCCTCGACCACGTCCTCGATCTGGTGGTCTGTTCATTCTGCAAAATTAAGCAGTAGATAAAATTGTTAGCTCCATTTGAAGCCTTCGTATTGTCAACTGGAGAAATTCTATATCCcagtcttcatcatcatcagacCCATATTGTCGATAATGCCGAAGCAGTGCTTCTCTGGCATGTATCCATCGAATAAGATTGCTACGAATATGAGGCCTTTTTAAAAATAGTCATTTCAACATGAGTGTTGAAAACGGCTCTTTGTAATTTCAAATATTGTTGGAATATTTTTCTTTGGATCACAAAATTATTGTGATTCATCCCTGCAAAAATTCACGGGTAAGAAAATCAGGTAAAgaattattttctcccttaatatattctatttcaaaatcaaaggcaGATAATTCAGACTGCCACCTGGCAAAAATTTGCTTTGAAGCAAGATTTTTAATATCctgtttcaaaatttgtttagCTGCACTACAATCGACTCTAAGTAAAAATTGTTGATTGAgtaaatcatcttgaaatttatttatgcatttaatAATAGAaaggatttctttctttattgtactataattggtttgagcttttttaAACAAACCAGAGGTAAATCTTACCAATTCTTCTTTATTAGATTTGATATTATATTGTTTCAAAATACCTCCATATCCTATATTTGAGGCATCAGTCTCTACAATTTTCTTCCATTCAGAATTGGCTATTGCTAGGCAAGGTAATTGCTTAgctttcaatttaatttttcgaACAGCTCTAGTATGCTGTTCAGACCATGGAGGGGGATTCTTCTTAAGCCTATCATATAATGGTGCAGAATCCTGTGCCAAATCTTTATAATAGTCTCCTATATAATTGAGACTTCCTAAAAACCTTTGTAATTGGGTTTTgtccttaatttcatttggaaatttagaagcaaattctatacttctatcaataggaataatttttccttgttGAATATTGTGTCCTAAAAATCTAACATTAGTttgaaataatttcattttaggAGCAGAGACAACTAAACCATTTCTTTTTATCacatctttaaaaattctaagatGTTTAACATGTTGGTCTATGTTTTCAGAAAATATTAGAACATCATTAATGTAACAGATTGCAAAATCAgcataaggataaaaaatattattcataatattttgaaattctgaaggtgcattcttcagaccaaaaggcataacattcCATTCGAAATGGCCAAATGGAACAGCAAATGCTGTCTTATACCGATCAGATTCCTGTATTTGAATCTGCCAATATCCTGATTTTAAATCCAATTTGGAAAAAATGACTGCCTTATTCAGTCGATCCAACAAGTCTTTTTTATTAGGGATGGGATACCTAATCCACATTAAAACttcatttaatggtttataattaaTAACCAATCTAGGAACACCTCGTTCcttttcagcatttttattCACGTAAAAAGCTGTGCAACTCCAAGGAGAATAGCTTTTTCTAATTAATTGCTTTTGAAATAAACTGTCAATCTCATTTTGacataatttcaaatattcttgtttcatttgagaaggtCTTGCTTTAGTAGGAATTTTCCTTTCATCAAAACCTTTCTCATAAGGGAGtgaaacaatatattttttcctacCCCAGAAAGCATTTGGGATATCACTACAAATTTCTTTCTGAAAATCTTTttctatttgagaaattttctcttttaaaaaaggTTTTTGTAAGACCTCTTCAATATTCATTATTTGAATCTCCTTTTTGAggaaatttatttgtttatctttatgagaaatttttctcattatatcatttatttatttgtaaACAGGTGGGgagacaaattcaaaaaataagtcaagaCCATTCACCTGAGCAGTTATACCAGCAGTACTGGTTTTCATTGGCAACAACATGGCCAAGAAAGGAGTTCCAAGGATTAACTCCTGTTGAAGATTCCTAATACATAGAAAAGTTGTTTCTAAACAAACACCTTTATTACATATGTAAACATTATTAAGCTTatatttaattatcatttttgCTCCACTAGCATTAGTGAGgctttgagaagttttctcaaaatattgggtTGGAACAATCCCTTCTTGAATACAATTCATGTCCGCTCCACTATCAACCAAAGCAATAATGTTATTGATAGTGTATTCCTTATGGATTACCAAATTAACCTTAatatgccatttttggtaaaccaCTTTGTTAATAGAATTTAAATAGGCCAAATCATCAACCTTGCTTGATTCGCCTTTATTTTCTAAGACAACTAATCTTGTCTTTATATCATAAAATTCTTGAGCAGCTTTGCTCTGGAAAGTTTTCAACGATCGAATCTCGGCTTTCAGAGTATTAATTTCACTCTTCAGGTCAGGAATTGTAACAGGTTTAAAATTATCCACCTGTTCTAATCGATCaagaataattttcaaactatAATTTTCATTAGGAAGCTGgcgtttttcttcctcttcttctttcattgAAGATATACAAGTTTCTATTACCCTCATCTTAAGTTGGGGATCATCAATTTGATCAATAACCTCTAAAAGACCCTGCTGTTTCTCAGTGAGAACATTCACACTGAGACCATTCATTTCCACTATTGCCTTCTAATAATCATCAGAAGTTGagcattccatattattgcaattGCAATCATTAGTGATTTCTTCCTCTTCTAAAGTAGAAGAGGTATCTTCATTTTCGGGGAGATCATTAATTTGATCTTCTGAATCAGAATCACTAGAATCAATTAAAAGCTTGTAAAGGGTCTGCTTTAACCCTTCATCTAATTGAAgttcttctaatttctttttagtCTTGCATTTATTTGCATAATGACCTAATCTGCCACATTTAAAACATTTGGCAGAGACctccttttctccttttttatttttctgctttCTAGCAGTATTCTTAGGATTTTTTGAGCTTGATTGCTCATCCCTATCCTTATGTTTCtttttcccatatttcttcTTAGAAGATTTTCGAGTAGCCTTATTACTATTCTTATTCTTTTGAGGTTTCGAATACTGGGGTACATCATAACCAAATTGGTCACAAAACTGTCCTAACTCCTGTTTTCCAGTTAGGTTctgttttttcaattgattatgcaACTTTATGTCATTACATAAAGTCAATCCTTCCTGGATGATTATGGCTATAAGCTGGCCATAAGTGTATCTATTGTAATCAATAGTTAGACCATTATTTTGGTCTCGCAATTTCTTCCTAATTTTCTCagcaaagaaataaggtaaaccatcaacaaattttgacttCCAATGCTCACTATTAGCATCAATTCTCTGCATAACCTTGGCAAGAAACACATCTTTAtaccaacgaaaatgagttaacgttggacatttcaaattttgaagtagCTCTCTACTTCTTTCTCGTTGGTTATCCCAATgaccaacaaaatgtaaaataattgaCTGGACAAGAGTATAAACTGCATCTTGCTTTATTGTGCCAGTCTCAGTAGTTTTTACTGCATTCAAAATTTCTTGTCTTTGGTTTGTGGTTAAAATattatcccaccaacctttAAGCATACCAGTGAATCCAACTGTGATCCAACCGGCGACTTCCTTATCctcatttttattattagtgCATATTGTGctatacatcatcatttgatgtgcaactccaaaaatttgatattcagtcatgccatctatgttccattcatagaTAGTCCTACCACTATAagacatctgtttttgaaaaccaGATTCTTCATAAAGCATATCTTATGGAGTAGGCCTAGGATAATAGTATCTATCAGCTCCACTATAAGGAAAATTTTTGggatattgaattttattaatagtCTCATGTTGAGACTGAAGAAAAGAATTTTCTAATTCTACCACTTCTTGTGGAGACATCTCCTGGTCGTGGTCCTCAGAAAGAGCATTGAAGGTTAATCCCTTAAATCTCTTTTGTAATTCTTTTAGtaaatcataatttttattaGGGTCTGTGAGATTAAACCCAGTTATTGGTAATGGTGGCCGAATATTGGATGGTGAAATCTCATCCTCTCTATTTTCCGTCTTGGGACTTATAAGTCTAATATCTTCTCTTGTTTGAGCTATTTGCTCTTCCATTCTAACCAATTATCTCCAATGGTATTAAGACAAGCATTAGTATGATTATTCTGCTTATAAACTTTACCATTTGGATCTGTACTTTGTTGTTTGACAAAATCAGCAGTTTCCAAAGGTGGATCAGTCTCAGAATTGCCCTCAATGGACAAAGGTATTGTTGGCGGATGGACTGCGCGAATCACAGTTCCCGACATAGACCTCCAATTCCTATGATAATCCTgtataacatttatggacctATCAAATTCTGTCCAATACCTTCCATAAAACCATTGAGTGAAgggtataattttttgttggcgTTCAAGCCAatcataaaattcatttttgaatttttgaaatcgACCGTCATCATATTTAGTGAAATACCAACTCCTAAACTCTTGATATTTTGGGAGTTGAAATTCTGCATTAATCTCCTTTCTAAGTTCAGGCCCTATTACCATTATTCATTGAAAATGCCATTTCACAAGCAGTAGGCGATTCTACTGTATTATTCTGCTGAGTATAAACTCCATGAGGTATTTGGTTTTGGGATAATCTTATCCCAATCAAATTCTCATCCTCCAAAGGATGGTGTGACTCTGGAATTTCCGATGTCGAGTGTCGACTAGTACTTGGGATGCTCACTTTATAAGGAGTTTGATTATTTCGAGAACACAAACTTCTCGTATAACTTCCGGCCTGAGAGTTTCTAAAATTTAGGAAAACAGTGCCATCATTATCttgaactatttgttcaatCGTATTACTAATGGGTCTAGGAGGAACCGCATTAGGCACACTACCCCATTTGGACATTACGAATGGAATgtgatgcct
Proteins encoded in this region:
- the LOC131299598 gene encoding uncharacterized protein LOC131299598; the protein is MYSTICTNNKNEDKEVAGWITVGFTGMLKGWWDNILTTNQRQEILNAVKTTETGTIKQDAVYTLVQSIILHFVGHWDNQRERSRELLQNLKCPTLTHFRWYKDVFLAKVMQRIDANSEHWKSKFVDGLPYFFAEKIRKKLRDQNNGLTIDYNRYTYGQLIAIIIQEGLTLCNDIKLHNQLKKQNLTGKQELGQFCDQFGYDVPQYSKPQKNKNSNKATRKSSKKKYGKKKHKDRDEQSSSKNPKNTARKQKNKKGEKEVSAKCFKCGRLGHYANKCKTKKKLEELQLDEGLKQTLYKLLIDSSDSDSEDQINDLPENEDTSSTLEEEEITNDCNCNNMECSTSDDY